The Silene latifolia isolate original U9 population chromosome 4, ASM4854445v1, whole genome shotgun sequence region AACTGGTAAAATCCTGAAGCAAATTAATGCCATAACTCTTACATTAATACCCAAGTGTAAGATGCCAACAAGTGTGACTCAGTACAGGCCAATAGCATGCTGCAATGTGATATACAAGTGTGTGTCTAAACTCATGTGTAATAGATTGGCTAGGGTTTTACCAGATCTGATCAGTCTAAACCAGGGAGGGTTCATCCAAGGTAGGAGTATAATTGAAAACATCATGGTGTGTCAGGATTTAGTAAGGCTTTATAATAGGCAGTCTTGCTCTCCAAGATGTATGTTTAAGATGGACCTCATGAAAGCGTATGATTCTGTAAGTTGGAGATTTGTTCAGGAGTTATTGGATGCATACAAGTTTCCTCCTATATTTAGCAAGCTGTTAATGGAATGCATCACAAGTGCTTCATTCTCTCTTTCCCTTAATGGTGAGACCTTTGGCTTTTCCCTGGCAAAAGAGGGTTAAGGCAAGGGGACCCAATCTCACCATTGGTGTTCACTTTGTGTATGGAGTACTTGAGTAGGATTCTATCTTGTGCTACTGACAAAATGAAATTCCATTTCCACCCTCTTTGCAAGAAAATGAAGTTAACTCATTTAATGTTTGCTGATAATCTTTTATTGTTTTGCAAAGGAGAAGCACAGTCTATTATGGTTATGTTGAGAGCTTATTCTGCTTTCTCAGCTGCTTCTGGACTGTAAATGAATGCACAAAAGTTTTGTGCATATTTTAATGGAGTCAAGACTCAGCTGAAGAAAGAAATTCTAGCTATTTCAGGGTTTAAAGAAGGCACACTGCCTTTTAAATATCTTGGAGTAGCCATTACTGCAGGGAGATTAAAGAAGAAGGACTGTGCTGGGCTAGTGGATAAAATTGTTGAGAGGATTAGAAGCCTGGGAGCTCAAAGATTGTCTTATGCTGGGAGACTTGTATTGGTTAATTCTGTCCTAACCTCTATGTATACTTATTGGGCCTCTATGTTTGTCCTCCCTAAAGGTGTGATGTCTAGAGTAGATGCTATCTGTAGGTCCTTTTTATGGGAAGGTAGGTCAGAATACTCTAGAGTTCCTCTGCTTGGCTGGGCTAAGGTTTGTGTCCCTCTGAATGAGGGTGGATTAGGAATAAAGCAGAGTCATATTTGGAATAAGGCTTCTATTGGGAAGCTAGCATGGTGGATAGCAGCGTAACCAGATAAACTATGGGTACAATGGGTTTATCATGTGTACTTAAAAGGTGCCAGTTGGTTTGACTACAGTCCTCCTGCAGATTCCAGTTGGCATTGGAGGAAAGTTTGCAATGTCAAGGATCTGATCAAAGAGGGATTTGTAGATGGACAATGGAGTATTGGATCAAGAGGGTTTACTGTTAAAGGCTGTTATGAATGGTTAAGAGATAAAAGAGTCCAGGTTGATTGGCATAAGGCTGTCTGGTGCTCTATGGCTTTACCAAAGCATTCTTTTATTGCCTGGCTAATCTCAAATAATGCGCTTCTGCTGAAAGATAAACTGGCTCATCTTCAGATTTCACAGGATGACTTGTGTTGTCTGTGCCAGTCAGATTCTGAAACGCATAAACACTTGATTGAGGAGTGTCACTTCAGTAAGAGCCTACTACGAGGTACTGGTCTCTGGCTGGAGTCTGATATTGATCAGAAGAATGTTCTGAATGCTATTGCTAGGAAGAGATGGAGTGCAATTCGTAAGAAGCTGTATACTTCTGCTGTTTTGGCGTGTTGGTACATGGTTTGGATGCAAAGAAATGGTGCACGTATGCATGGAAGTGTTACCAGACCTGAACTGGTAGTACAGCAGATTAGAAGGATGATTGTTAGCAGATTCCATGAGTGTAAACCTAGAGTAGTTaatccaaaagatagaatatggTTATGTAAGGTGCAACTCATTTGATACTAGCACAAAATGATGTATGGTGTTAAAAACTCTTGTAATTGCGGTTATCAATGAAAGcttacattttagcaaaaaaaaaaaaaaaagattaaggagtcttacaaccaaagattacacctttgagtCGAATTAAGaagaggagattagttctccatgctagatctaaacccaattaaaagatgataaatcTCCAATTTACAAATTAATTCTTCAATAATGCAAAAGATGTGTTAACCCAGAGGAAAACACACTATATATAGTCTAATACAACCAAGTATCCATGGGCTAAAGATGAGAGAAACCCGTAATACAAACGGAagtaaacccagaaaactcgcacggtgcgaaatATTGGGGCAGGAAATTCGCACCGTGCGAGATCCTTGCTGATCTCCGTCTTCAATTCGTTCCTTGCTTACTTCTTGAAAGGCTTATTCATGGTGTCTTTGGTGCTTGATCTTGGCCTTTCTTTGCTGCTTTTCTTGCACCGAATTACCTTCAATTCTTCATTGATACTTCTTTGTTGAATGTAGTAACATTTGGTATTGGATTAAAAACATTAAAAATGCCCAAAAACCCTTTGAAAAATGCTACTAAATGAGCTCCAAATGCAATAGAATGTAGGTAGAAAAGGGAGCTCATTAAACACCCCACACTTAGCCCTTTTCTCGTCCCAAGCAAACTAGAGTAAAGCTCATCACCGCTAGGCTAAAGAGACGCATGGGCATGCTCCCAATTCTCCTTACTTCTCACACACTCCCTCCTTATATC contains the following coding sequences:
- the LOC141651857 gene encoding uncharacterized protein LOC141651857 codes for the protein MNAQKFCAYFNGVKTQLKKEILAISGFKEGTLPFKYLGVAITAGRLKKKDCAGLVDKIVERIRSLGAQRLSYAGRLVLVNSVLTSMYTYWASMFVLPKGVMSRVDAICRSFLWEGRSEYSRVPLLGWAKVCVPLNEGGLGIKQSHIWNKASIGKLACPPADSSWHWRKVCNVKDLIKEGFVDGQWSIGSRGFTVKGCYEWLRDKRVQVDWHKAVWCSMALPKHSFIAWLISNNALLLKDKLAHLQISQDDLCCLCQSDSETHKHLIEECHFSKSLLRGTGLWLESDIDQKNVLNAIARKRWSAIRKKLYTSAVLACWYMVWMQRNGARMHGSVTRPELVVQQIRRMIVSRFHECKPRVVNPKDRIWLCKVQLI